One genomic region from Pseudomonas hormoni encodes:
- a CDS encoding PD-(D/E)XK nuclease family protein, with protein sequence MNNLFMYAPKELSTDAFLAWFFKELEVNPDIAGYRSQVFHALGLIAEGEIPVKTEPKLQSGNVDLLLTFEVNCVPRAILFENKTSSTFHSDQLNRYRERFPNCDKYVYFKIGYVDTWERQNLQGYQLISAHDFYQAVSFLAPYHPIIDQYCAFLKDAWISKEEQVFQRLAISCPTAFQSAIGQRHLIGELYDQLKNSDPSLKFKKGVNMNGTPWTQLDICRREGYYEGKNETLFWRVDSRAGRTYLRVNQYAAIPKDQPEIVTQKKRRLQALRQLAVDISADYNLKPGKLSNKGVRESEVIIFFFDENPYSQFKEHLVDITTKLQSRYYSLE encoded by the coding sequence TTGAATAATCTGTTCATGTACGCCCCCAAGGAACTCAGCACGGATGCTTTCTTAGCGTGGTTTTTCAAGGAACTGGAGGTCAACCCGGATATCGCAGGTTATCGTTCTCAGGTATTCCACGCTTTAGGGCTCATCGCAGAAGGCGAGATACCCGTAAAAACCGAGCCTAAACTCCAATCCGGTAATGTCGATTTACTCCTGACCTTTGAAGTAAATTGCGTGCCTCGCGCCATCCTGTTTGAGAACAAAACCTCATCGACCTTTCATTCTGATCAACTCAATCGCTACCGGGAACGCTTCCCGAATTGCGACAAGTACGTCTACTTTAAAATCGGCTATGTCGATACCTGGGAACGGCAGAATCTACAGGGCTATCAGCTGATATCCGCCCATGATTTCTATCAAGCGGTTAGCTTTTTAGCGCCATACCACCCAATCATCGATCAGTACTGCGCGTTCCTGAAAGACGCCTGGATTTCTAAGGAAGAACAGGTCTTTCAGCGCTTAGCCATCTCCTGCCCAACCGCATTTCAAAGCGCCATCGGTCAACGGCACCTCATCGGTGAGCTCTATGACCAACTCAAGAACAGTGACCCTTCTTTGAAATTCAAGAAAGGCGTCAACATGAACGGTACACCTTGGACTCAGCTGGATATTTGTCGTCGTGAGGGTTACTACGAAGGCAAAAACGAAACCTTATTTTGGAGAGTGGATTCTCGCGCCGGGAGAACCTATCTACGAGTAAATCAGTACGCGGCCATCCCTAAGGACCAGCCCGAAATCGTTACCCAAAAAAAGCGACGCCTTCAAGCGTTGCGCCAGTTAGCAGTCGATATCAGTGCAGATTACAATTTGAAGCCCGGCAAGCTTTCGAATAAAGGTGTGAGAGAAAGCGAAGTGATCATTTTTTTCTTTGATGAGAACCCATATTCCCAGTTCAAAGAACATCTAGTAGATATCACCACAAAGCTTCAATCCCGTTACTACTCGCTGGAATAG